Proteins co-encoded in one Acidovorax sp. 69 genomic window:
- a CDS encoding methyl-accepting chemotaxis protein: MLGDRVILAAIGLSSLAAIALGLQFVDSVLALTAVVVLGAIAVVAYAVAPGTLASRLVLSFVQVSLVALHIQLARGMLEFHFGVFVTLALLLVYLDWRPIVWAAALFAVHHVVFDRLQAAGVGLYCITTPDLAQVMLHALYVVIQTVLEVILAVKMGRTAQESAELQRLTASLAHGDRIMLDMSHMTVRTPGGRALKEALVRMHETVATVQQAAAGMAVACEEIASGAQDLSVRTEHAAGSLQATSASMEQLTGTVGQTAAASAQANTLAVSAAGVAQRGGEVVGQVVRTMRDINEGSARIADITGVIDSIAFQTNILALNAAVEAARAGEQGRGFAVVATEVRGLAQRSAQAAREISGLISASVQKASQGGQLADDAGRTMAEIVGSVQRVSAMMGEIHTAARDQSSGIAQVNQSVGLLDQMTQQNAALVEESAAAAATLKGQADRLAEAVAVFVLQAQTPR, from the coding sequence TTGCTGGGTGACCGCGTCATCCTGGCTGCCATTGGGCTGAGTTCGCTCGCGGCCATCGCCCTGGGCTTGCAATTTGTTGATTCGGTGCTCGCGTTGACCGCAGTGGTGGTGCTGGGCGCGATTGCCGTTGTGGCCTACGCTGTGGCTCCAGGCACCCTGGCGTCGCGTCTGGTGTTGTCGTTTGTGCAGGTCAGTCTGGTGGCGCTGCATATCCAGCTGGCCCGGGGCATGCTGGAGTTCCATTTCGGTGTGTTTGTGACGCTGGCGCTGCTGTTGGTGTACCTGGACTGGCGGCCCATTGTCTGGGCGGCTGCATTGTTTGCGGTGCACCATGTGGTGTTTGACCGTCTTCAGGCGGCGGGGGTCGGCCTGTACTGCATCACCACCCCCGACCTGGCCCAGGTGATGTTGCACGCGTTGTACGTGGTGATCCAGACGGTGCTGGAGGTCATCCTGGCCGTGAAGATGGGCCGTACGGCGCAGGAATCTGCCGAGCTGCAGCGCCTGACCGCGTCGCTGGCGCATGGCGACCGCATCATGCTGGACATGTCGCACATGACCGTGCGCACGCCAGGCGGGCGAGCGCTCAAGGAGGCTTTGGTCCGGATGCACGAGACCGTAGCCACCGTGCAGCAGGCCGCAGCTGGCATGGCCGTGGCGTGCGAAGAAATTGCCAGCGGAGCGCAGGACCTGTCTGTACGCACCGAACATGCAGCCGGTAGTTTGCAAGCCACGTCTGCCAGCATGGAGCAGTTGACAGGAACCGTGGGGCAGACAGCCGCTGCGTCGGCCCAGGCCAATACGCTGGCGGTGTCGGCTGCGGGCGTAGCCCAGCGTGGGGGTGAGGTGGTGGGCCAGGTGGTCCGCACCATGCGCGATATCAACGAGGGCTCGGCCAGGATTGCTGACATCACGGGCGTGATTGACTCCATCGCGTTCCAGACCAATATCCTTGCGCTTAACGCTGCGGTGGAGGCGGCACGTGCCGGAGAACAGGGGCGCGGGTTTGCGGTGGTGGCTACCGAAGTACGCGGGCTTGCCCAGCGCTCGGCGCAGGCTGCGCGCGAGATATCGGGCCTGATCAGCGCATCGGTGCAAAAGGCGTCGCAGGGCGGGCAACTGGCTGATGATGCGGGCCGCACCATGGCCGAGATCGTGGGGTCGGTCCAGCGTGTCAGCGCGATGATGGGCGAGATCCATACTGCCGCGAGGGACCAGTCTTCGGGCATAGCCCAGGTCAACCAGTCGGTCGGCCTGCTCGACCAGATGACGCAGCAAAATGCCGCGCTCGTCGAGGAGTCTGCTGCCGCTGCCGCCACCCTCAAAGGCCAGGCCGACCGGCTGGCCGAGGCGGTGGCGGTCTTTGTGCTCCAGGCGCAGACGCCGCGTTAG
- a CDS encoding EAL domain-containing protein, with amino-acid sequence MTATIFAQPFEPVGCQSCRDKTQLPFDFTMAFQPIMDLGLDRPFAYEALVRGVDGESAGTVLSWVDDTNRYRFDQACRVKAIELASRLALASLPDCRLSINFLPNAVYRPETCIRATMEAAEEFDFPHNRIMFEVTEGEQVTNGAHLKSIFNEYRRQGLITAIDDFGAGYAGLNMLVQFQPHVLKIDMELIRNIDQDPVRQAIVCGIALVCQRLSIDIVAEGIETAAESAYLRSVGIRYQQGYLFAKPGWESLPLAPSHA; translated from the coding sequence ATGACAGCGACCATTTTTGCCCAACCCTTCGAACCTGTAGGCTGCCAATCCTGTCGCGACAAGACGCAGCTTCCGTTCGATTTCACGATGGCGTTCCAGCCCATCATGGACCTGGGGTTGGATCGCCCGTTTGCCTACGAGGCGCTGGTGCGCGGCGTGGATGGCGAGTCGGCCGGGACGGTGCTGTCGTGGGTGGATGACACAAACCGCTACCGGTTTGACCAGGCGTGCCGGGTGAAGGCGATTGAACTGGCGTCGCGCCTGGCGCTTGCGAGCCTGCCGGACTGCAGGCTGAGCATCAACTTCTTGCCCAATGCGGTGTACCGGCCCGAGACGTGCATCCGCGCCACCATGGAGGCGGCCGAGGAGTTCGACTTTCCGCACAACCGCATCATGTTCGAGGTGACGGAGGGCGAGCAGGTCACCAACGGCGCACACCTCAAATCCATCTTCAACGAGTACCGACGCCAGGGCCTCATCACGGCCATCGACGACTTTGGTGCGGGTTACGCGGGGTTGAACATGCTGGTGCAATTCCAGCCGCACGTGCTCAAGATCGACATGGAGCTGATCCGCAACATTGACCAGGACCCCGTGCGGCAGGCGATTGTGTGTGGCATTGCACTGGTTTGCCAGCGCTTGTCCATTGACATCGTGGCCGAGGGCATCGAAACCGCAGCGGAGTCCGCCTATTTGCGATCGGTGGGCATCCGCTATCAGCAAGGCTATCTGTTTGCCAAGCCGGGCTGGGAATCGCTGCCGCTGGCACCAAGCCACGCTTGA
- the phbB gene encoding acetoacetyl-CoA reductase, with the protein MSQKVAYVTGGMGGIGTAICQRLHKEGFKVIAGCGPTRDHAKWLAEQKAQGFTFYASVGNVGDWDSTVEAFGKTKAEHGTVDVLVNNAGITRDRMFLKMSREDWDAVIETNLNSMFNVTKQVVSDMVEKGWGRIVNISSVNGEKGQAGQTNYSAAKAGMHGFSMALAQELATKGVTVNTVSPGYIGTDMVKAIRPDVLEKIVATVPVKRLGEPSEIASIIAWLASEEGGYATGADFSVNGGLHMG; encoded by the coding sequence ATGAGCCAGAAAGTCGCGTACGTCACCGGCGGTATGGGTGGTATTGGTACCGCCATTTGCCAGCGCCTGCACAAGGAGGGTTTCAAGGTCATCGCTGGCTGCGGTCCTACCCGTGATCACGCCAAGTGGCTGGCAGAACAAAAGGCCCAGGGCTTCACGTTCTATGCATCGGTGGGCAATGTGGGCGACTGGGACTCGACCGTCGAAGCCTTTGGCAAGACCAAGGCCGAGCACGGAACCGTCGATGTGCTGGTGAACAACGCCGGCATTACGCGCGACAGGATGTTCCTCAAAATGTCGCGTGAAGACTGGGATGCGGTGATTGAAACCAACCTCAACAGCATGTTCAATGTCACCAAGCAGGTGGTGTCCGACATGGTGGAAAAGGGCTGGGGCCGCATCGTCAACATCAGCTCGGTGAATGGTGAAAAAGGCCAGGCGGGTCAGACCAACTACTCTGCGGCCAAGGCGGGTATGCATGGTTTCTCCATGGCCCTGGCGCAAGAACTGGCCACCAAAGGCGTGACGGTGAACACCGTGAGCCCCGGCTACATCGGCACCGACATGGTCAAGGCGATCCGTCCCGATGTACTCGAAAAGATCGTGGCCACGGTGCCGGTCAAGCGCCTGGGCGAGCCGAGTGAAATCGCGTCGATCATTGCCTGGCTGGCTTCGGAAGAAGGCGGCTACGCAACCGGCGCTGATTTCTCGGTCAACGGCGGCTTGCACATGGGTTGA
- a CDS encoding ABC-F family ATP-binding cassette domain-containing protein: protein MITLKNVTLRRGAKVVLDNISGTINPGENVGLVGRNGAGKSSLFALLSGKLHEDGGDFYIPASWRMAEVAQNMPETDQSATEFVLEGDTRLAEVQRQLAEAEASDDGMAIAHAYSDLHDAGAHDAVARAQALILGLGFRVSELEHPVNSFSGGWRMRLQLARALMCPSDLLLLDEPTNHLDLDALVWLEAWLKRYAGTMIVISHDREFLDAITNVTLQIQQGELNRYGGNYSKFEELRAQQLELQQASFSKQQEKMAHLQKFIDRFKAKASKAKQAQSRVKQLDRMEKLAPVLAEADFTFEFKEPANLPNPMLAISDASFGYVDDEGVPTTILTGVNRSVLAGQRIGILGANGQGKSTLVKTIARTMKPLGGNVTEGKGLNIGYFAQQELDVLRPADNPLEHMIRLAKELGPDAKQPSREQDLRSYLGSFNFTGDMVKQAVGTMSGGEKARLVLAMIVWQRPNLLLLDEPTNHLDLATREALAMALNDFDGTVMLVSHDRALLRSVCEDFWMVGRGVVGPFDGDLDDYQRYLLEESKRLREEARLAEQAQMSSGSQATAAPVPVADPAPIAVPVPAPAPAASPSRDGREQRKVDAQARQQQAEKTRPLKNELEQIDKRLAVLAAERSALEQKLTEPLPSAEIAECGRRLKAGSDETARLEERWLEISSALEEISVAVAS from the coding sequence ATGATCACCCTTAAAAACGTCACCTTGCGGCGAGGCGCCAAAGTTGTGCTCGACAATATCTCCGGCACCATCAACCCCGGCGAAAACGTCGGGCTTGTGGGCCGCAACGGTGCGGGCAAATCCAGCCTGTTTGCGCTTTTGAGCGGCAAGCTGCATGAAGACGGTGGAGATTTTTATATCCCCGCAAGCTGGCGCATGGCCGAGGTCGCGCAAAACATGCCGGAAACCGACCAGTCGGCCACCGAGTTTGTGCTCGAAGGTGACACGCGCCTGGCCGAGGTACAGCGTCAGCTGGCAGAAGCGGAGGCCAGCGACGACGGCATGGCCATCGCCCATGCCTATTCGGACCTTCATGACGCCGGTGCCCATGATGCGGTCGCACGTGCACAGGCGCTCATTCTGGGCCTGGGTTTTCGCGTGAGCGAGCTGGAACACCCGGTCAACAGCTTCTCGGGTGGCTGGCGCATGCGCCTGCAACTGGCACGCGCACTGATGTGCCCGAGCGACCTTTTGCTGCTGGACGAGCCCACCAACCACTTGGACTTGGACGCACTGGTGTGGCTCGAAGCCTGGCTTAAGCGGTACGCGGGCACCATGATCGTGATCAGCCATGACCGCGAGTTTCTGGATGCCATCACCAACGTCACCCTGCAAATCCAGCAAGGCGAGTTGAACCGCTATGGTGGCAACTACAGCAAGTTTGAAGAATTGCGCGCCCAGCAGTTGGAGCTGCAACAAGCCAGTTTCTCCAAGCAGCAAGAGAAAATGGCCCACCTGCAGAAGTTCATCGACCGCTTCAAGGCCAAGGCCAGCAAGGCCAAACAGGCACAAAGCCGCGTCAAACAGCTCGATCGCATGGAGAAACTCGCCCCCGTTCTGGCCGAGGCCGATTTCACTTTCGAATTCAAGGAACCCGCCAACCTGCCCAATCCGATGCTGGCGATCAGCGATGCATCGTTTGGCTACGTGGATGACGAGGGCGTGCCCACCACCATCCTCACGGGCGTCAACCGCTCGGTGCTGGCAGGCCAACGCATCGGCATCCTGGGCGCCAACGGTCAGGGCAAGTCCACCCTGGTCAAAACCATTGCGCGCACCATGAAGCCCCTGGGCGGCAATGTGACCGAAGGCAAGGGCTTGAACATCGGCTACTTTGCCCAGCAAGAACTGGACGTGCTGCGCCCGGCCGACAACCCGCTGGAGCACATGATCCGCTTGGCCAAGGAGCTGGGCCCCGACGCCAAACAGCCGAGCCGCGAGCAGGACCTGCGCAGCTACCTGGGTAGCTTCAACTTCACGGGCGACATGGTCAAGCAGGCCGTAGGCACCATGAGTGGCGGCGAAAAGGCCCGCCTGGTGCTCGCCATGATCGTCTGGCAGCGCCCCAACCTGCTGCTGCTGGACGAGCCAACCAACCACTTGGATTTGGCAACACGCGAGGCCCTGGCCATGGCCCTCAACGACTTCGATGGCACCGTCATGCTGGTCAGCCACGACCGCGCGCTGCTGCGTTCGGTCTGCGAGGACTTCTGGATGGTGGGCCGGGGTGTCGTAGGGCCCTTTGATGGCGATCTGGACGATTACCAGCGCTATTTGCTCGAAGAATCCAAGCGCCTGCGTGAAGAAGCGCGCCTCGCCGAGCAGGCCCAGATGTCATCCGGATCGCAAGCGACCGCTGCGCCGGTGCCGGTGGCAGATCCAGCCCCTATCGCCGTTCCAGTGCCCGCGCCCGCTCCTGCGGCATCACCGTCACGGGATGGGCGCGAGCAGCGCAAGGTCGATGCCCAGGCACGCCAGCAACAGGCGGAAAAGACCCGACCCCTCAAGAACGAGCTGGAGCAGATCGACAAGCGTTTGGCGGTTTTGGCGGCCGAGCGGTCCGCGCTGGAGCAAAAGTTGACCGAGCCTCTGCCCTCCGCCGAGATTGCCGAGTGCGGTCGACGCCTGAAGGCAGGCAGTGACGAAACGGCCCGACTGGAGGAGCGCTGGCTGGAAATTTCTTCTGCGCTCGAAGAAATTTCGGTGGCCGTCGCCAGCTAA